A part of Arachis hypogaea cultivar Tifrunner chromosome 12, arahy.Tifrunner.gnm2.J5K5, whole genome shotgun sequence genomic DNA contains:
- the LOC112728811 gene encoding uncharacterized protein isoform X5, with translation MALKLSANNNYLSLSSSNCWPSNGSPCTGRKVLALRCLLRNKWGNSRKGCLIRQFFVSNGDAGLEGCGKYYITLSKPRRRGYIFPFASADDGVTVNGSPQSSTSTDLEKMRVKLNSSLEDGDFCDALVQALYDAARVFELAIKEHKSLARVSWVSTAWLGVDQNAWVKPVSYQFIQAAVFSLLHAASEISSRRDGSDDRNVNVFVQRSLLRLSAPLEGLIREKLSTQMPEAYEWFWSEQVPAVVASFVNKFEGDGRFSATAVLNGKSMGSSSASDTSLLLLALTCIAVVSKLGPAKVSCSQFFSMIAEITGSLMDMLAGLIPVSQAYNSIKDIGLHREFLVHFGPRAAACRAKDEWGSEEIVFWVNLAQRQLQQVIDKEKIWSRLTTSESIEVLEKDLAIFGFFIALGRSTRSFLLANGFDTLDDPLEDIIRYLIGGSVFYYPQLSSISSYQLYVEVVCEELDWLPFYPGITSITKQTHTHKSKDEGPPNAEAVPQAFYVCSHWIQSFIKYSTWLESPSNVKAAEFLSIGHKKLMQSMEELGMKTEKTLEKEIKKTVDRQRSAVKSIAKDSDSFDEALKSVEEAVTRLEKLLQELHVSSSISGKEHIKAACSDLEKIRKLRKEAEFLEASFRAKADSLQQGVGGGQSHTQVGDDQEFTKGKSRKNANARVDRSKRNVGKSRGFLDIIIPRGSRKSDLEADDNHDEQSPPNVGIMDQESSEFRRFETLRKELMELEKRVENSTYQSENNEDLVVIDDGARYSDAAGSLQLSRVQKKENIIEKSLGKLKETGTDVWQGTQLLAIDVAAATGLLRRALIGDELTEKEKKTLKRTVTDMASVVPIGVLMLLPVTAVGHAAMLAAIQRYVPGLIPSTYGRERLELLRQLEKVKQMAAIDVDSDDEDDVEK, from the exons ATGGCGCTCAAATTGAGCGCTAACAACAACTACCTTTCACTAAG CTCTTCAAATTGTTGGCCTTCCAATGGCTCCCCTTGCACAGGCAGAAAAGTATTGGCTTTGCGGTGTTTGTTACGAAATAAATGGGGTAATTCAAGAAAGGGCTGCCTGATACGACAATTTTTTGTGTCGAATGGTGATGCTGGTTTGGAGGGGTGTGGGAAGTACTATATAACGCTTTCCAAACCCAGGAggaggggatacattttcccatTTGCCTCAGCTGATGATGGTGTGACTGTCAACGGGAGTCCCCAATCTAGCACGAGTACAGACCTCGAGAAAATGAGGGTGAAACTTAATAGCTCACTTGAAGATGGAGACTTCTGTGATGCACTTGTTCAAGCTTTATATGACGCTGCCAGGGTTTTTGAATTAGCTATTAAAGAGCATAAATCATTAGCAAGAGTATCCTGGGTTTCAACTGCCTGGCTTGGGGTAGACCAAAATGCATGGGTGAAGCCAGTGTCATATCAG TTCATCCAGGCTGCTGTTTTCTCCTTATTGCATGCGGCAAGTGAAATTTCATCGCGAAGAGATGGCAGCGACGACAGAAATGTCAATGTCTTTGTTCAAAGGAG TTTGCTGAGGCTATCTGCTCCCCTGGAGGGTTTAATTAGAGAAAAATTATCAACCCAAATGCCCGAAGCATATGAATGGTTCTGGTCTGAGCAGGTTCCAGCTGTTGTGGCATCCTTTGTTAATAAGTTTGAAGGGGATGGACGCTTTTCCGCTACTGCTGTTTT GAATGGAAAAAGTATGGGTTCAAGCAGTGCAAGTGACACGTCCCTTCTTCTGCTTGCACTAACATGCATTGCTGTAGTCTCTAAACTTGGCCCGGCCAAAGTTTCTTGTTCACAATTCTTTTCCATGATCGCAGAGATAACTGGTAGTTTAATGGACATGCTGGCTGGTCTAATTCCTGTAAGCCAAGCTTATAATTCTATAAAGGATATTGGTCTGCACAGAGAATTTCTTGTTCATTTTGGGCCAAGAGCTGCAGCCTGTAGAGCAAAAGATGAATGGGGTTCAGAAGAGATTGTTTTCTGGGTGAATCTTGCTCAGAGGCAACTGCAGCAAGTTATTGATAAGGAGAAAATCTGGTCAAGACTGACAACTTCTGAAAGTATTGAG GTTTTGGAGAAGGATTTGGCTATATTTGGATTCTTTATCGCTTTAGGAAGAAGTACACGGTCCTTCCTTTTGGCGAATGGTTTTGATACCCTTGATGATCCACTGGAAGATATCATCAG GTACCTTATAGGAGGCAGCGTTTTTTACTACCCTCAGCTCTCATCCATTAGTTCATACCAATTGTATGTGGAGGTTG TTTGTGAAGAGCTGGACTGGCTTCCTTTTTATCCGGGTATCACCAGCATTACAAAACAGACTCACACgcataaaagtaaagatgaaggtcCCCCAAATGCTGAAGCAGTACCCCAGGCATTTTATGTTTGTTCTCATTGGATTCAGAGCTTTATCAAATATAGTACATGGCTAGAAAGCCCCTCAAATGTGAAAGCAGCTGAATTTCTGTCAATAGG GCACAAGAAGTTGATGCAGTCCATGGAAGAACTTGGGATGAAAAC GGAGAAGACATTAGAAAAAGAGATCAAGAAAACAGTTGATAGACAGAGATCTGCAGTTAAGTCAATTGCAAAAGATTCAGATTCATTTGATGAG GCATTGAAAAGTGTTGAAGAAGCTGTGACAAGACTCGAAAAGTTGCTCCAAGAGTTACATGTATCAAGCTCTATTTCTGGAAAAGAGCATATAAAAGCAGCCTGTTCTGACCTGGAAAAAATACGAAAACTTAGGAAAGAAGCTGAATTCCTGGAAGCATCTTTCAGGGCGAAGGCTGATTCTTTACAGCAG GGAGTTGGTGGTGGTCAGTCTCACACACAAGTTGGTGATGATCAAGAAtttacaaaagggaaaagcagaaAGAATGCAAATGCAAGGGTGGATAGGAGCAAAAG AAATGTTGGAAAATCTCGTGGATTCTTGGACATCATTATACCTCGTGGTAGCAGAAAGTCTGATCTGGAGGCTGAT GATAATCATGATGAGCAGTCTCCACCAAATGTAGGGATCATGGACCAAGAATCCAGTGAATTCCGCCGGTTTGAGACTCTGAGAAAGGAGTTAATGGAACTTGAGAAACGTGTCGAAAATAGTACATATCAATCAGAAAATAACGAG gatttagtagTCATTGATGATGGTGCTCGTTATAGTGATGCTGCTGGATCTCTTCAGTTGTCCAGGGTTCAAAAGAAGGAAAATATCATAGAGAAATCTTTAGGCAAATTAAAAGAAACAGGAACG GATGTCTGGCAAGGAACTCAACTTCTAGCTATTGATGTCGCTGCTGCTACAGGATTGCTTAGAAGGGCTCTGATTGGGGATGAATTGactgagaaggagaagaaaacgcTTAAAAGAACGGTGACTGACATGGCTTCAGTTGTTCCTATTGGTGTTTTGATGCTTCTTCCA GTTACTGCAGTTGGGCATGCAGCCATGTTGGCTGCAATTCAGAGATATGTACCGGGTCTG ATTCCATCGACTTATGGACGAGAAAGGTTGGAGCTCTTGAGGCAGCTTGAGAAAGTGAAGCAAATGGCAGCCATTGATGTGGACTCGGATGACGAAGACGACGTAGAAAAATAA
- the LOC112728811 gene encoding uncharacterized protein isoform X10, with product MRVKLNSSLEDGDFCDALVQALYDAARVFELAIKEHKSLARVSWVSTAWLGVDQNAWVKPVSYQAAVFSLLHAASEISSRRDGSDDRNVNVFVQRSLLRLSAPLEGLIREKLSTQMPEAYEWFWSEQVPAVVASFVNKFEGDGRFSATAVLNGKSMGSSSASDTSLLLLALTCIAVVSKLGPAKVSCSQFFSMIAEITGSLMDMLAGLIPVSQAYNSIKDIGLHREFLVHFGPRAAACRAKDEWGSEEIVFWVNLAQRQLQQVIDKEKIWSRLTTSESIEVLEKDLAIFGFFIALGRSTRSFLLANGFDTLDDPLEDIIRYLIGGSVFYYPQLSSISSYQLYVEVVCEELDWLPFYPGITSITKQTHTHKSKDEGPPNAEAVPQAFYVCSHWIQSFIKYSTWLESPSNVKAAEFLSIGHKKLMQSMEELGMKTEKTLEKEIKKTVDRQRSAVKSIAKDSDSFDEALKSVEEAVTRLEKLLQELHVSSSISGKEHIKAACSDLEKIRKLRKEAEFLEASFRAKADSLQQGVGGGQSHTQVGDDQEFTKGKSRKNANARVDRSKRNVGKSRGFLDIIIPRGSRKSDLEADDNHDEQSPPNVGIMDQESSEFRRFETLRKELMELEKRVENSTYQSENNEDLVVIDDGARYSDAAGSLQLSRVQKKENIIEKSLGKLKETGTDVWQGTQLLAIDVAAATGLLRRALIGDELTEKEKKTLKRTVTDMASVVPIGVLMLLPVTAVGHAAMLAAIQRYVPGLIPSTYGRERLELLRQLEKVKQMAAIDVDSDDEDDVEK from the exons ATGAGGGTGAAACTTAATAGCTCACTTGAAGATGGAGACTTCTGTGATGCACTTGTTCAAGCTTTATATGACGCTGCCAGGGTTTTTGAATTAGCTATTAAAGAGCATAAATCATTAGCAAGAGTATCCTGGGTTTCAACTGCCTGGCTTGGGGTAGACCAAAATGCATGGGTGAAGCCAGTGTCATATCAG GCTGCTGTTTTCTCCTTATTGCATGCGGCAAGTGAAATTTCATCGCGAAGAGATGGCAGCGACGACAGAAATGTCAATGTCTTTGTTCAAAGGAG TTTGCTGAGGCTATCTGCTCCCCTGGAGGGTTTAATTAGAGAAAAATTATCAACCCAAATGCCCGAAGCATATGAATGGTTCTGGTCTGAGCAGGTTCCAGCTGTTGTGGCATCCTTTGTTAATAAGTTTGAAGGGGATGGACGCTTTTCCGCTACTGCTGTTTT GAATGGAAAAAGTATGGGTTCAAGCAGTGCAAGTGACACGTCCCTTCTTCTGCTTGCACTAACATGCATTGCTGTAGTCTCTAAACTTGGCCCGGCCAAAGTTTCTTGTTCACAATTCTTTTCCATGATCGCAGAGATAACTGGTAGTTTAATGGACATGCTGGCTGGTCTAATTCCTGTAAGCCAAGCTTATAATTCTATAAAGGATATTGGTCTGCACAGAGAATTTCTTGTTCATTTTGGGCCAAGAGCTGCAGCCTGTAGAGCAAAAGATGAATGGGGTTCAGAAGAGATTGTTTTCTGGGTGAATCTTGCTCAGAGGCAACTGCAGCAAGTTATTGATAAGGAGAAAATCTGGTCAAGACTGACAACTTCTGAAAGTATTGAG GTTTTGGAGAAGGATTTGGCTATATTTGGATTCTTTATCGCTTTAGGAAGAAGTACACGGTCCTTCCTTTTGGCGAATGGTTTTGATACCCTTGATGATCCACTGGAAGATATCATCAG GTACCTTATAGGAGGCAGCGTTTTTTACTACCCTCAGCTCTCATCCATTAGTTCATACCAATTGTATGTGGAGGTTG TTTGTGAAGAGCTGGACTGGCTTCCTTTTTATCCGGGTATCACCAGCATTACAAAACAGACTCACACgcataaaagtaaagatgaaggtcCCCCAAATGCTGAAGCAGTACCCCAGGCATTTTATGTTTGTTCTCATTGGATTCAGAGCTTTATCAAATATAGTACATGGCTAGAAAGCCCCTCAAATGTGAAAGCAGCTGAATTTCTGTCAATAGG GCACAAGAAGTTGATGCAGTCCATGGAAGAACTTGGGATGAAAAC GGAGAAGACATTAGAAAAAGAGATCAAGAAAACAGTTGATAGACAGAGATCTGCAGTTAAGTCAATTGCAAAAGATTCAGATTCATTTGATGAG GCATTGAAAAGTGTTGAAGAAGCTGTGACAAGACTCGAAAAGTTGCTCCAAGAGTTACATGTATCAAGCTCTATTTCTGGAAAAGAGCATATAAAAGCAGCCTGTTCTGACCTGGAAAAAATACGAAAACTTAGGAAAGAAGCTGAATTCCTGGAAGCATCTTTCAGGGCGAAGGCTGATTCTTTACAGCAG GGAGTTGGTGGTGGTCAGTCTCACACACAAGTTGGTGATGATCAAGAAtttacaaaagggaaaagcagaaAGAATGCAAATGCAAGGGTGGATAGGAGCAAAAG AAATGTTGGAAAATCTCGTGGATTCTTGGACATCATTATACCTCGTGGTAGCAGAAAGTCTGATCTGGAGGCTGAT GATAATCATGATGAGCAGTCTCCACCAAATGTAGGGATCATGGACCAAGAATCCAGTGAATTCCGCCGGTTTGAGACTCTGAGAAAGGAGTTAATGGAACTTGAGAAACGTGTCGAAAATAGTACATATCAATCAGAAAATAACGAG gatttagtagTCATTGATGATGGTGCTCGTTATAGTGATGCTGCTGGATCTCTTCAGTTGTCCAGGGTTCAAAAGAAGGAAAATATCATAGAGAAATCTTTAGGCAAATTAAAAGAAACAGGAACG GATGTCTGGCAAGGAACTCAACTTCTAGCTATTGATGTCGCTGCTGCTACAGGATTGCTTAGAAGGGCTCTGATTGGGGATGAATTGactgagaaggagaagaaaacgcTTAAAAGAACGGTGACTGACATGGCTTCAGTTGTTCCTATTGGTGTTTTGATGCTTCTTCCA GTTACTGCAGTTGGGCATGCAGCCATGTTGGCTGCAATTCAGAGATATGTACCGGGTCTG ATTCCATCGACTTATGGACGAGAAAGGTTGGAGCTCTTGAGGCAGCTTGAGAAAGTGAAGCAAATGGCAGCCATTGATGTGGACTCGGATGACGAAGACGACGTAGAAAAATAA
- the LOC112728811 gene encoding uncharacterized protein isoform X3 encodes MALKLSANNNYLSLSSSNCWPSNGSPCTGRKVLALRCLLRNKWGNSRKGCLIRQFFVSNGDAGLEGCGKYYITLSKPRRRGYIFPFASADDGVTVNGSPQSSTSTDLEKMRVKLNSSLEDGDFCDALVQALYDAARVFELAIKEHKSLARVSWVSTAWLGVDQNAWVKPVSYQAAVFSLLHAASEISSRRDGSDDRNVNVFVQRSLLRLSAPLEGLIREKLSTQMPEAYEWFWSEQVPAVVASFVNKFEGDGRFSATAVLNGKSMGSSSASDTSLLLLALTCIAVVSKLGPAKVSCSQFFSMIAEITGSLMDMLAGLIPVSQAYNSIKDIGLHREFLVHFGPRAAACRAKDEWGSEEIVFWVNLAQRQLQQVIDKEKIWSRLTTSESIEVLEKDLAIFGFFIALGRSTRSFLLANGFDTLDDPLEDIIRYLIGGSVFYYPQLSSISSYQLYVEVVCEELDWLPFYPGITSITKQTHTHKSKDEGPPNAEAVPQAFYVCSHWIQSFIKYSTWLESPSNVKAAEFLSIGHKKLMQSMEELGMKTEKTLEKEIKKTVDRQRSAVKSIAKDSDSFDEALKSVEEAVTRLEKLLQELHVSSSISGKEHIKAACSDLEKIRKLRKEAEFLEASFRAKADSLQQGVGGGQSHTQVGDDQEFTKGKSRKNANARVDRSKRNVGKSRGFLDIIIPRGSRKSDLEADVSASDNHDEQSPPNVGIMDQESSEFRRFETLRKELMELEKRVENSTYQSENNEDLVVIDDGARYSDAAGSLQLSRVQKKENIIEKSLGKLKETGTDVWQGTQLLAIDVAAATGLLRRALIGDELTEKEKKTLKRTVTDMASVVPIGVLMLLPVTAVGHAAMLAAIQRYVPGLIPSTYGRERLELLRQLEKVKQMAAIDVDSDDEDDVEK; translated from the exons ATGGCGCTCAAATTGAGCGCTAACAACAACTACCTTTCACTAAG CTCTTCAAATTGTTGGCCTTCCAATGGCTCCCCTTGCACAGGCAGAAAAGTATTGGCTTTGCGGTGTTTGTTACGAAATAAATGGGGTAATTCAAGAAAGGGCTGCCTGATACGACAATTTTTTGTGTCGAATGGTGATGCTGGTTTGGAGGGGTGTGGGAAGTACTATATAACGCTTTCCAAACCCAGGAggaggggatacattttcccatTTGCCTCAGCTGATGATGGTGTGACTGTCAACGGGAGTCCCCAATCTAGCACGAGTACAGACCTCGAGAAAATGAGGGTGAAACTTAATAGCTCACTTGAAGATGGAGACTTCTGTGATGCACTTGTTCAAGCTTTATATGACGCTGCCAGGGTTTTTGAATTAGCTATTAAAGAGCATAAATCATTAGCAAGAGTATCCTGGGTTTCAACTGCCTGGCTTGGGGTAGACCAAAATGCATGGGTGAAGCCAGTGTCATATCAG GCTGCTGTTTTCTCCTTATTGCATGCGGCAAGTGAAATTTCATCGCGAAGAGATGGCAGCGACGACAGAAATGTCAATGTCTTTGTTCAAAGGAG TTTGCTGAGGCTATCTGCTCCCCTGGAGGGTTTAATTAGAGAAAAATTATCAACCCAAATGCCCGAAGCATATGAATGGTTCTGGTCTGAGCAGGTTCCAGCTGTTGTGGCATCCTTTGTTAATAAGTTTGAAGGGGATGGACGCTTTTCCGCTACTGCTGTTTT GAATGGAAAAAGTATGGGTTCAAGCAGTGCAAGTGACACGTCCCTTCTTCTGCTTGCACTAACATGCATTGCTGTAGTCTCTAAACTTGGCCCGGCCAAAGTTTCTTGTTCACAATTCTTTTCCATGATCGCAGAGATAACTGGTAGTTTAATGGACATGCTGGCTGGTCTAATTCCTGTAAGCCAAGCTTATAATTCTATAAAGGATATTGGTCTGCACAGAGAATTTCTTGTTCATTTTGGGCCAAGAGCTGCAGCCTGTAGAGCAAAAGATGAATGGGGTTCAGAAGAGATTGTTTTCTGGGTGAATCTTGCTCAGAGGCAACTGCAGCAAGTTATTGATAAGGAGAAAATCTGGTCAAGACTGACAACTTCTGAAAGTATTGAG GTTTTGGAGAAGGATTTGGCTATATTTGGATTCTTTATCGCTTTAGGAAGAAGTACACGGTCCTTCCTTTTGGCGAATGGTTTTGATACCCTTGATGATCCACTGGAAGATATCATCAG GTACCTTATAGGAGGCAGCGTTTTTTACTACCCTCAGCTCTCATCCATTAGTTCATACCAATTGTATGTGGAGGTTG TTTGTGAAGAGCTGGACTGGCTTCCTTTTTATCCGGGTATCACCAGCATTACAAAACAGACTCACACgcataaaagtaaagatgaaggtcCCCCAAATGCTGAAGCAGTACCCCAGGCATTTTATGTTTGTTCTCATTGGATTCAGAGCTTTATCAAATATAGTACATGGCTAGAAAGCCCCTCAAATGTGAAAGCAGCTGAATTTCTGTCAATAGG GCACAAGAAGTTGATGCAGTCCATGGAAGAACTTGGGATGAAAAC GGAGAAGACATTAGAAAAAGAGATCAAGAAAACAGTTGATAGACAGAGATCTGCAGTTAAGTCAATTGCAAAAGATTCAGATTCATTTGATGAG GCATTGAAAAGTGTTGAAGAAGCTGTGACAAGACTCGAAAAGTTGCTCCAAGAGTTACATGTATCAAGCTCTATTTCTGGAAAAGAGCATATAAAAGCAGCCTGTTCTGACCTGGAAAAAATACGAAAACTTAGGAAAGAAGCTGAATTCCTGGAAGCATCTTTCAGGGCGAAGGCTGATTCTTTACAGCAG GGAGTTGGTGGTGGTCAGTCTCACACACAAGTTGGTGATGATCAAGAAtttacaaaagggaaaagcagaaAGAATGCAAATGCAAGGGTGGATAGGAGCAAAAG AAATGTTGGAAAATCTCGTGGATTCTTGGACATCATTATACCTCGTGGTAGCAGAAAGTCTGATCTGGAGGCTGATGTGAGTGCTTCT GATAATCATGATGAGCAGTCTCCACCAAATGTAGGGATCATGGACCAAGAATCCAGTGAATTCCGCCGGTTTGAGACTCTGAGAAAGGAGTTAATGGAACTTGAGAAACGTGTCGAAAATAGTACATATCAATCAGAAAATAACGAG gatttagtagTCATTGATGATGGTGCTCGTTATAGTGATGCTGCTGGATCTCTTCAGTTGTCCAGGGTTCAAAAGAAGGAAAATATCATAGAGAAATCTTTAGGCAAATTAAAAGAAACAGGAACG GATGTCTGGCAAGGAACTCAACTTCTAGCTATTGATGTCGCTGCTGCTACAGGATTGCTTAGAAGGGCTCTGATTGGGGATGAATTGactgagaaggagaagaaaacgcTTAAAAGAACGGTGACTGACATGGCTTCAGTTGTTCCTATTGGTGTTTTGATGCTTCTTCCA GTTACTGCAGTTGGGCATGCAGCCATGTTGGCTGCAATTCAGAGATATGTACCGGGTCTG ATTCCATCGACTTATGGACGAGAAAGGTTGGAGCTCTTGAGGCAGCTTGAGAAAGTGAAGCAAATGGCAGCCATTGATGTGGACTCGGATGACGAAGACGACGTAGAAAAATAA
- the LOC112728811 gene encoding uncharacterized protein isoform X7, whose protein sequence is MRVKLNSSLEDGDFCDALVQALYDAARVFELAIKEHKSLARVSWVSTAWLGVDQNAWVKPVSYQFIQAAVFSLLHAASEISSRRDGSDDRNVNVFVQRSLLRLSAPLEGLIREKLSTQMPEAYEWFWSEQVPAVVASFVNKFEGDGRFSATAVLNGKSMGSSSASDTSLLLLALTCIAVVSKLGPAKVSCSQFFSMIAEITGSLMDMLAGLIPVSQAYNSIKDIGLHREFLVHFGPRAAACRAKDEWGSEEIVFWVNLAQRQLQQVIDKEKIWSRLTTSESIEVLEKDLAIFGFFIALGRSTRSFLLANGFDTLDDPLEDIIRYLIGGSVFYYPQLSSISSYQLYVEVVCEELDWLPFYPGITSITKQTHTHKSKDEGPPNAEAVPQAFYVCSHWIQSFIKYSTWLESPSNVKAAEFLSIGHKKLMQSMEELGMKTEKTLEKEIKKTVDRQRSAVKSIAKDSDSFDEALKSVEEAVTRLEKLLQELHVSSSISGKEHIKAACSDLEKIRKLRKEAEFLEASFRAKADSLQQGVGGGQSHTQVGDDQEFTKGKSRKNANARVDRSKRNVGKSRGFLDIIIPRGSRKSDLEADVSASDNHDEQSPPNVGIMDQESSEFRRFETLRKELMELEKRVENSTYQSENNEDLVVIDDGARYSDAAGSLQLSRVQKKENIIEKSLGKLKETGTDVWQGTQLLAIDVAAATGLLRRALIGDELTEKEKKTLKRTVTDMASVVPIGVLMLLPVTAVGHAAMLAAIQRYVPGLIPSTYGRERLELLRQLEKVKQMAAIDVDSDDEDDVEK, encoded by the exons ATGAGGGTGAAACTTAATAGCTCACTTGAAGATGGAGACTTCTGTGATGCACTTGTTCAAGCTTTATATGACGCTGCCAGGGTTTTTGAATTAGCTATTAAAGAGCATAAATCATTAGCAAGAGTATCCTGGGTTTCAACTGCCTGGCTTGGGGTAGACCAAAATGCATGGGTGAAGCCAGTGTCATATCAG TTCATCCAGGCTGCTGTTTTCTCCTTATTGCATGCGGCAAGTGAAATTTCATCGCGAAGAGATGGCAGCGACGACAGAAATGTCAATGTCTTTGTTCAAAGGAG TTTGCTGAGGCTATCTGCTCCCCTGGAGGGTTTAATTAGAGAAAAATTATCAACCCAAATGCCCGAAGCATATGAATGGTTCTGGTCTGAGCAGGTTCCAGCTGTTGTGGCATCCTTTGTTAATAAGTTTGAAGGGGATGGACGCTTTTCCGCTACTGCTGTTTT GAATGGAAAAAGTATGGGTTCAAGCAGTGCAAGTGACACGTCCCTTCTTCTGCTTGCACTAACATGCATTGCTGTAGTCTCTAAACTTGGCCCGGCCAAAGTTTCTTGTTCACAATTCTTTTCCATGATCGCAGAGATAACTGGTAGTTTAATGGACATGCTGGCTGGTCTAATTCCTGTAAGCCAAGCTTATAATTCTATAAAGGATATTGGTCTGCACAGAGAATTTCTTGTTCATTTTGGGCCAAGAGCTGCAGCCTGTAGAGCAAAAGATGAATGGGGTTCAGAAGAGATTGTTTTCTGGGTGAATCTTGCTCAGAGGCAACTGCAGCAAGTTATTGATAAGGAGAAAATCTGGTCAAGACTGACAACTTCTGAAAGTATTGAG GTTTTGGAGAAGGATTTGGCTATATTTGGATTCTTTATCGCTTTAGGAAGAAGTACACGGTCCTTCCTTTTGGCGAATGGTTTTGATACCCTTGATGATCCACTGGAAGATATCATCAG GTACCTTATAGGAGGCAGCGTTTTTTACTACCCTCAGCTCTCATCCATTAGTTCATACCAATTGTATGTGGAG GTAGTTTGTGAAGAGCTGGACTGGCTTCCTTTTTATCCGGGTATCACCAGCATTACAAAACAGACTCACACgcataaaagtaaagatgaaggtcCCCCAAATGCTGAAGCAGTACCCCAGGCATTTTATGTTTGTTCTCATTGGATTCAGAGCTTTATCAAATATAGTACATGGCTAGAAAGCCCCTCAAATGTGAAAGCAGCTGAATTTCTGTCAATAGG GCACAAGAAGTTGATGCAGTCCATGGAAGAACTTGGGATGAAAAC GGAGAAGACATTAGAAAAAGAGATCAAGAAAACAGTTGATAGACAGAGATCTGCAGTTAAGTCAATTGCAAAAGATTCAGATTCATTTGATGAG GCATTGAAAAGTGTTGAAGAAGCTGTGACAAGACTCGAAAAGTTGCTCCAAGAGTTACATGTATCAAGCTCTATTTCTGGAAAAGAGCATATAAAAGCAGCCTGTTCTGACCTGGAAAAAATACGAAAACTTAGGAAAGAAGCTGAATTCCTGGAAGCATCTTTCAGGGCGAAGGCTGATTCTTTACAGCAG GGAGTTGGTGGTGGTCAGTCTCACACACAAGTTGGTGATGATCAAGAAtttacaaaagggaaaagcagaaAGAATGCAAATGCAAGGGTGGATAGGAGCAAAAG AAATGTTGGAAAATCTCGTGGATTCTTGGACATCATTATACCTCGTGGTAGCAGAAAGTCTGATCTGGAGGCTGATGTGAGTGCTTCT GATAATCATGATGAGCAGTCTCCACCAAATGTAGGGATCATGGACCAAGAATCCAGTGAATTCCGCCGGTTTGAGACTCTGAGAAAGGAGTTAATGGAACTTGAGAAACGTGTCGAAAATAGTACATATCAATCAGAAAATAACGAG gatttagtagTCATTGATGATGGTGCTCGTTATAGTGATGCTGCTGGATCTCTTCAGTTGTCCAGGGTTCAAAAGAAGGAAAATATCATAGAGAAATCTTTAGGCAAATTAAAAGAAACAGGAACG GATGTCTGGCAAGGAACTCAACTTCTAGCTATTGATGTCGCTGCTGCTACAGGATTGCTTAGAAGGGCTCTGATTGGGGATGAATTGactgagaaggagaagaaaacgcTTAAAAGAACGGTGACTGACATGGCTTCAGTTGTTCCTATTGGTGTTTTGATGCTTCTTCCA GTTACTGCAGTTGGGCATGCAGCCATGTTGGCTGCAATTCAGAGATATGTACCGGGTCTG ATTCCATCGACTTATGGACGAGAAAGGTTGGAGCTCTTGAGGCAGCTTGAGAAAGTGAAGCAAATGGCAGCCATTGATGTGGACTCGGATGACGAAGACGACGTAGAAAAATAA